AGAGACCGAGCAGCTGTGCGATAAATCCCTTGAACACGGAATGCAAGGACGAGTGGTAGCGATTCACGGCATTTCGATCGGGGCTCACCCACGGGAATACCGTGAGATGCTCTATCAAAAAATGAAAGCAGTGGATATGATGATGATCGCCTGCCCAATGGCGTGGATCGATAGCCCGCGTAAAGACGAAGTGCTGCCGTTCCATAACGCTCTCACCCCCGCCGATGAGATGATCCCTGAAGGCATCACCGTGGCTATCGGCACCGACAATATCTGCGACTATATGGTGCCACTGTGCGAAGGCGATATGTGGCAGGAACTCAGCCTCCTTTCTGCTGGCTGCCGCTTCACCAATCTTGATGAAATGGCGAACATTGCGAGTATCAACGGACGAAAAGTGTTGGGATTGCTCTAGTCGCTCTCAATTTGCAAAATTTTCAATGGATCTGACCGCTTGTATTATAGCAACGCACGGTAATACTCCCACTCAAAATACTGCCCAGGATCGATTTTACGCTCTGGGGCAATATCCGAATGCCCGACAATACGATCTACGGTGATTTGCGGATAACATTGCATAATTTGTTGCGTGAGCTGAGCAAGGGCTTGATATTGTGCTGCTGTAAAGGGTTGATTATTCGAGCCTTCCAACTCAATACCGATCGAAAATTCGTTGCATTTTTCCCGCCCTTGAAAGTTCGATACGCCCGCATGCCACGCCATTTGGTTGAAATTGACATATTGGGTAATTTCGCCTTGA
The nucleotide sequence above comes from Pasteurellaceae bacterium Orientalotternb1. Encoded proteins:
- a CDS encoding N-acetyl-anhydromuranmyl-L-alanine amidase — translated: MQNLTITDGWLNQRIVPSPHFNERPNADDISLLVIHYISLPPEEFGGDFIDRFFQGTLDPTIHPYFDEIKALRVSAHCLINRQGEITQYVNFNQMAWHAGVSNFQGREKCNEFSIGIELEGSNNQPFTAAQYQALAQLTQQIMQCYPQITVDRIVGHSDIAPERKIDPGQYFEWEYYRALL